A region from the Acomys russatus chromosome 24, mAcoRus1.1, whole genome shotgun sequence genome encodes:
- the LOC127206946 gene encoding small nuclear ribonucleoprotein Sm D2: MSLLNKPKSEMTPEELQKREEEEFNTGPLSVLTQSVKNNTQVLINCRNNKKLLGRVKAFDRHCNMVLENVKEMWTEVPKSGKGKKKSKPVNKDRYISKMFLRGDSVIVVLRNPLIAGK, translated from the coding sequence ATGAGTCTCCTCAACAAACCCAAGAGCGAGATGACCCCAGAGGAGCTGCAGAagcgggaggaggaggaattcAACACAGGTCCCCTGTCGGTGCTCACACAGTCGGTCAAGAACAACACGCAAGTGCTCATTAACTGTCGTAATAACAAGAAGCTCCTGGGCCGGGTGAAGGCCTTTGACAGGCATTgcaacatggtgctggagaacgTGAAAGAGATGTGGACTGAGGTCCCCAAGAGCGGCAAGGGCAAGAAGAAGTCCAAGCCTGTCAACAAGGACCGCTACATCTCCAAGATGTTCCTGCGCGGGGACTCAGTGATCGTGGTGCTGCGCAACCCACTCATCGCGGGCAAGTAG